The Anaerolineae bacterium genome contains the following window.
CCGTGGCCGAGGAAACTTCGAAACCCAGCACCTCTTCGGCCAAAGCCGCTACCTTGCGGGTGGATACGCCGTGGACGTACATCTCGGCCAACACGATCCAGGCTGCCCGCTCGCTGCGCAACCCTTTGCTCAGCACAGAGGGGTAGCAAGTACCCTTACGTACCTGCGGCACCTGCAAGGCCAGGGGGCCCAACCGCGTCTTGAGGGTCTTGGGCTTGAAGCCGTTGGCCTGGTCGCGACGCGCCGGCGTCCGTTGGTAAGGTTCGGCTTGAAGATCGGCCTGACGCTCGGCCAGCATGAGCAAGTCGAGCCACCGCTCCATGAGCAGACGCAAACCATCTTAGGCTTCGGTAAACAGCAACGCTAACAGCGGGTCGGGTAGGGCATCATGCATCTGGTGAGCCATGGTGGTGCCTCCTTGTTTTGAGGTGAATCGCTTTCAAGCGATACCACCTGGCTCACTGTTTTTACAGAAGAAATGTTACACTACTCCTCGGCCCGCGCCTGACGGGCTTGGTGCAGCGCGTGCCCGAATCTACGCCCTGGCCGCCCGGCCGGGGCCCGTGCGTGAAGCCTTGTAGGCGTACACCGCGACCTCGTGAGCGAGTTGGTTGGTGGCCCAGGGTGTGCGCCGGGGGAGTGGCAGACCGCTGACCCCCAGGAGATGGCCCTGACCTGGCCGGCTCAGCTCGAGGGCCTGTTGTGGCTTTCGTGTAGCCATAAAAAGAAACCAAGAGTATGAAAATTTACGCAATTTTTGCGTTCGCCAGCCTTGACAAATCCACACTATGGCGTACACTCAAGAACACAAGAACAACAGAAACACCACGATCTCTCAACCTCAACAAAAACAAAAGGTGAAAACGGCTATGCCTTGTCCTCCTTGCGTTGCCCTGTGGGACATGAAGCAGAAGAAGGCCCGCACAACCCACGGCCACCGACCGGCTGGCGGGCCTTCGGCGTTTGGCAGATAACCGCCCTTGCTCAGGTACTTCTCCCGCCCTCCGACGACCGGTCGGAGGGCGGGTTTCGTTTAAACCCACCCTTTGAGGAGGTTCACGATGTGCCTATTGCCCCGTGTCGCCGTGCTGTACACCCGCCTGCGGGTGGAGGAGAAATGGCTGTTCGCCGCCCTGGAGCGCCGGGGGGTGCCCTACGAGCGGGTGAACGACCGTCAACTGAGCCTGATGCTACACGACCCCGCCGCCTGGCAGGGCTACGATGTGGTCATCGCCCGCAACTTGAGTTACACGCGCAGCCTGTACACCCTGCGCGTGTTGGACGCTTGGGGCGTGCCCACGGTGAACACCGCCGCCGTGGTAGAGACCTGTGGCGACAAGTTGCGCACCAGCGCTGCCCTGGCCGCCGCCGGGGTGCCACAACCGGCCACCGCCGTGGCCTTCACCCCAGAGGCCGCCCTGGAGGCCATGGAGCGGCTGGGCTATCCGGTAGTGCTCAAGCCGGTGTATGGCTCCTGGGGCCGTCTGCTGGCCAAGGTCAACGACCGCGAGGCCGCCGAAGCCTTGCTGGAGCACAAGGCCGCCCTGGGCTCCCCGCTGCACCAGGTGTATTACATCCAGGAGTTCATCCCCAAACCCGGGCGGGACATCCGGGCCTTTGTCATCGGTGACCGCGTGGTGGCGGCTATCTATCGTTACGCCGAGCACTGGATCACCAACACCGCACGGGGTGGGCGGGGAGAAGTGTGTCCGGTGACGCCGGAACTGGAAGCACTCTGCCTGCGGGCTGCCCGCGCCGTGGGCGGCGGTGTGCTGGCCCTGGATATCCTCGAACACCCCGACCGCGGCTACCTGGTCAACGAAATCAACCACAGCATGGAGTTCCACACCACCGTGCCGCTCACCGGCGTGGACATCCCCGGCCTGATCGTGGACTACGCCTTGCAAGTCGCCTGCACCGCCCAGGGCCCGGAAACCGCGGCAACGCTGGTCCCAGACGCCCTACCCATAGGGAGGTGAACCGATGTGGCAGCGCTATCGTCCCCGACCGCTGGAAATCGTGGACACCACGCTGCGGGAGGGCCAGCAGACTCCCCTGCTACACGACCACGGCAAGTACTTTTTGACCACCGAAGACAAACGCGACCTGCTCGCGGCGCTCATCCGCTACGGCGTCAAGTTCATCGAACTGTTCGCGCCGGTGGTGGGCCCCCGCGAGGCCGAGGACTTCGTCGCCCTGCGTCAGGTGCGCGACGAGCTCGCGCCTCAGTACGGCTACACCTTCCTTCTGGCCCATGTGCGCTGTCACCCGCGCGATGTCGAGGCCGCTGTGGCCGCCGGCTTCAACGGGCTCAACCTGTACTTCGGCATCTCGCCTCAGTCCCGCGCCTTCAACCACCGCAAGGACACCGAAACCATCATCTACCAGAGCCGCGCCTTGCTGGAGGACCTGCGCCGTGAACACCCCCATCTGGTGCTGCGTTTCAGCGGCGAGGACGCCTTCCGCACGCCCCTGGAGGATCTCTTTCAGGTGTACGACGCCGTTGCGCCGCTGGTCGACCGCCTGGGACTGCCCGACACGGTGGGGACGGCGACTCCCACCCAAGTGGCCAAGCGCATCCAGGCGCTGCGGGCGCGCTACCCCGATCTTCCGCTGGAAGTGCACTTTCACGACGACCGCGGCCTGGCGCTGGTGAACACCCTGACCGCCGTGCGTGCCGGTGCCCAGTATGTGAACACCACCCTGTTGGGCATCGGCGAACGCTCGGGCATTACCTCTATGACCGCCTTACTGTTCAACCTGTTCGTGGACGGCGACTACGATTTGGTGGACGGCTATCGGCTGCGGGCATCCTATCCCATCAACGTGCTGGCCGCCGACAAGTTACGCTGCTTAGTGCCCGCCAAAGAGCCAGTCAGCCTGACCAACCGCACCCACACCGCCGGGGTGCACCAGGGCGCCGTGCTGCGTCACCCCACCACCTACGAAGCCCATCCCCTGGAACTCTTTGGCGTGGACGAGCGCGAGATCCTCCTGGGGCCGCTTTCCGGCTGGAATGTGGTGCACTACTTCTTGCGGGAAATCCACGGCTTCCCGGTGGACGAAGCCACGGCCCGGGAGATCACCGTCCGCTTCAAGGCCTTGGCCTCCCGGATCTCAGGGGATGAACCCCCGGCCCAATTGCTGTTGCGCCTGGCCCGTGAGGAATTCCACCTGACCCCCGCGCCGCCGCCTCCGCCCCAGGCCCCTCGCCTGCTGCCGCCCCCGGCGCTGGGCCCCCGCGTGCAGGAGCGTATCCAATGACTTCTCCCCAGACTTTTGCCGAAAAGGTGCTCTCGCAGGCCATCGGACGGCCTGTGTACGCCGGTGAAGTGGTCGAAGTGACGCCCAACTGGCTGTACAGCCACGACAACACGGCAGCCATCCTGCGCATTTTCACCGAGGAACTAGGTGCCGAGGCCCCATGTTGCCCCGAGCGGCTCATCGTGGCCTTGGACCACGCCGCGCCGCCGCCCACCGCCCGCCATGCCCAGAACCAGGCCCGGGTGCGGGCCTTCGTGCGGCAGCACGGGATACGCCACTTCTACGATGTGGGGGAGGGGGTGGGGCACCAGCGCATCGCCGAACAGGTGCCCGTACTGCCGGGACACATTCTGCTTGGCGCCGACAGCCACACCACCACCCACGGCTGGCTGGGCGCCTTCGCCGCTGGGGTGGGGCGCACGGAGATGGCCGCCCTGTGGGCGAC
Protein-coding sequences here:
- a CDS encoding pyruvate carboxyltransferase, translating into MWQRYRPRPLEIVDTTLREGQQTPLLHDHGKYFLTTEDKRDLLAALIRYGVKFIELFAPVVGPREAEDFVALRQVRDELAPQYGYTFLLAHVRCHPRDVEAAVAAGFNGLNLYFGISPQSRAFNHRKDTETIIYQSRALLEDLRREHPHLVLRFSGEDAFRTPLEDLFQVYDAVAPLVDRLGLPDTVGTATPTQVAKRIQALRARYPDLPLEVHFHDDRGLALVNTLTAVRAGAQYVNTTLLGIGERSGITSMTALLFNLFVDGDYDLVDGYRLRASYPINVLAADKLRCLVPAKEPVSLTNRTHTAGVHQGAVLRHPTTYEAHPLELFGVDEREILLGPLSGWNVVHYFLREIHGFPVDEATAREITVRFKALASRISGDEPPAQLLLRLAREEFHLTPAPPPPPQAPRLLPPPALGPRVQERIQ
- a CDS encoding IS256 family transposase gives rise to the protein MRLLMERWLDLLMLAERQADLQAEPYQRTPARRDQANGFKPKTLKTRLGPLALQVPQVRKGTCYPSVLSKGLRSERAAWIVLAEMYVHGVSTRKVAALAEEVLGFEVSSAT
- the lysX gene encoding lysine biosynthesis protein LysX, whose protein sequence is MCLLPRVAVLYTRLRVEEKWLFAALERRGVPYERVNDRQLSLMLHDPAAWQGYDVVIARNLSYTRSLYTLRVLDAWGVPTVNTAAVVETCGDKLRTSAALAAAGVPQPATAVAFTPEAALEAMERLGYPVVLKPVYGSWGRLLAKVNDREAAEALLEHKAALGSPLHQVYYIQEFIPKPGRDIRAFVIGDRVVAAIYRYAEHWITNTARGGRGEVCPVTPELEALCLRAARAVGGGVLALDILEHPDRGYLVNEINHSMEFHTTVPLTGVDIPGLIVDYALQVACTAQGPETAATLVPDALPIGR